In a single window of the Acidobacteriota bacterium genome:
- a CDS encoding TIGR04283 family arsenosugar biosynthesis glycosyltransferase, translating to MIYLDSETQTPNLISVVIPVLNEESQIARMMAELTEMTQGDAFELIVADGGSSDRTVELTRSFESVKLISCQRANRGWQMNQGAAEAAGDVLLFLHADVKLPVTGLASIRQALENEKLVGGCFQLQFPADAQTSLRAVAWGINVRTRWFKTATGDQAIFVRRQVFQAIGGYELFPLMEDIALFNEMKRQGKVTVLNDRVEISPRRWLKFGVWRTVMLMYLLRFGYWLGIDPVTLKRFFLDVR from the coding sequence TTGATCTATCTGGACTCCGAAACTCAAACTCCAAACCTGATCAGTGTCGTAATTCCTGTTCTCAACGAAGAGTCGCAGATCGCGCGGATGATGGCTGAACTGACCGAAATGACGCAGGGGGATGCCTTTGAGTTAATCGTGGCCGACGGCGGCAGCTCCGATCGCACAGTGGAGCTAACGCGGAGCTTTGAATCCGTCAAACTCATCTCCTGTCAGCGTGCCAATCGCGGATGGCAAATGAATCAGGGGGCGGCGGAAGCTGCAGGTGACGTGTTGCTGTTTTTGCACGCCGATGTGAAATTGCCCGTGACCGGACTGGCTTCGATTCGTCAGGCCTTGGAAAACGAAAAACTGGTTGGCGGGTGTTTCCAGCTTCAATTTCCGGCTGATGCGCAGACTTCCTTGCGGGCAGTAGCCTGGGGGATCAATGTGCGAACCCGCTGGTTCAAAACAGCGACCGGCGATCAGGCGATTTTTGTCCGCCGACAGGTTTTTCAGGCAATTGGTGGGTACGAATTGTTTCCTTTGATGGAAGACATAGCCTTGTTTAACGAAATGAAACGGCAAGGCAAGGTGACTGTGCTCAACGACAGGGTGGAGATTTCGCCGCGGCGATGGTTGAAATTTGGCGTTTGGCGAACGGTGATGCTGATGTATTTGCTCCGTTTCGGATACTGGTTGGGAATTGATCCTGTGACGCTCAAACGATTTTTTCTTGATGTCAGATGA
- a CDS encoding DUF4127 family protein — protein sequence MKFGYARTYMLLGLLAIVLGLIGQAQDSKKQDPRFHPVPMNPGPLGSAGYLTLLPIDDRPAVGQFAQMIGAVADHKVTLPPKEMLGRFTTPGDTARIELWLKSQDYSKADALIVSVDMLAYGGLVASRTNKVSFDEAKKRLEFFRWFKAKYPRVPVYAFNVIMRVAPTATAAARGIHDKLARWAELKDRAPTSGDKKLEAELNQLTRELAPTVIDDYLAARKRDLQINLAMLDLAKAGTVNELILLQDDARPFGLHRQDQAVLRTKLKELGLESKVPIYNGADEGSLSLVSRAVLDKFLYKLKVAVVYSSEKSRDVIAPYEDHPLQFTVENQIRAAGGIPVSEFDQSDYRLFINAPGTSDEEFDLFLKKLLKELKENRHIALADVLFPAPHHSGADERIIAALKRESLFDRFAGYAAWNTAGNTLGMAIPHANMRVFFRSKLNDRADRAARTEAAHLVFLLNRFAGDYLFHDIVQLEINERLRAEAKTDEVTYEFTPERYTEINREVGEKMKAQIERFFADYFKSHTHRLAIYKGVEKTITVNGLKDLFVYLPWARAFECAIEFKLDYSAN from the coding sequence ATGAAGTTCGGTTACGCGCGTACATACATGTTGCTTGGATTGCTGGCAATTGTTCTCGGGCTGATTGGTCAAGCTCAGGATTCCAAAAAACAGGACCCACGCTTTCACCCCGTGCCGATGAATCCAGGCCCGCTGGGCTCCGCCGGGTACCTCACACTGCTCCCAATTGATGACCGCCCGGCGGTTGGTCAATTCGCACAAATGATCGGAGCCGTTGCCGACCACAAGGTGACACTGCCACCCAAAGAAATGCTCGGACGATTTACCACACCCGGCGATACAGCGCGCATCGAACTGTGGTTGAAGTCGCAGGATTATTCCAAAGCTGACGCGCTGATTGTTTCCGTGGACATGCTGGCTTATGGCGGATTGGTGGCTTCGCGCACGAATAAAGTTTCCTTCGATGAAGCGAAAAAGCGTTTGGAATTTTTCCGCTGGTTCAAAGCGAAATATCCGCGCGTGCCGGTCTATGCCTTCAATGTGATTATGCGCGTTGCTCCAACCGCGACGGCGGCCGCGCGCGGCATTCACGACAAACTGGCGAGGTGGGCGGAATTGAAAGATCGCGCGCCAACATCCGGCGACAAGAAGCTGGAAGCTGAACTGAATCAACTGACCAGGGAATTGGCCCCGACGGTCATTGACGATTATCTTGCCGCGCGCAAACGGGACTTGCAGATCAATTTGGCAATGCTTGATCTTGCCAAAGCCGGAACGGTCAACGAGCTGATTTTGTTGCAAGACGATGCGCGCCCGTTCGGGTTGCATCGCCAGGATCAAGCCGTACTTCGCACAAAGCTGAAAGAACTCGGATTGGAATCGAAAGTCCCGATTTATAACGGCGCGGACGAAGGTTCGCTGTCGCTGGTCAGTCGAGCGGTGTTGGACAAGTTTTTATACAAGCTTAAGGTCGCAGTCGTATATTCATCGGAAAAAAGCCGCGACGTGATCGCGCCGTACGAAGACCACCCGCTGCAATTCACCGTCGAAAATCAGATTCGCGCCGCCGGAGGAATTCCCGTCAGCGAATTCGATCAAAGCGATTACCGTTTGTTCATCAATGCGCCGGGAACCAGCGACGAAGAGTTCGACCTGTTTTTGAAAAAGCTGCTGAAAGAGCTGAAAGAGAATCGTCATATAGCCCTGGCCGACGTGCTATTTCCTGCGCCGCATCACAGCGGAGCCGACGAACGCATCATTGCCGCCTTGAAGCGTGAAAGCCTGTTTGACCGTTTTGCAGGCTACGCCGCCTGGAACACTGCGGGCAATACGCTGGGGATGGCAATTCCTCATGCGAACATGCGCGTTTTCTTTCGCTCGAAGCTGAACGACCGTGCAGACCGCGCCGCACGCACCGAAGCCGCGCATTTGGTATTTCTGCTTAACAGGTTCGCTGGCGATTATCTCTTTCACGACATCGTTCAATTGGAGATCAACGAACGGCTTCGCGCCGAAGCAAAAACCGACGAAGTTACGTACGAATTCACGCCAGAGCGCTACACTGAGATCAACCGCGAAGTCGGCGAAAAGATGAAAGCCCAGATTGAGAGATTCTTTGCCGACTATTTCAAAAGCCACACGCACCGGCTGGCGATTTACAAAGGCGTCGAAAAAACGATTACCGTCAACGGATTGAAAGACCTGTTTGTGTACTTGCCATGGGCGCGCGCATTCGAATGCGCGATTGAATTCAAGCTGGATTATTCCGCGAATTGA
- a CDS encoding ATP-dependent Clp protease ATP-binding subunit produces MTNAGQKQAHSSHYLNPDLKSPLAQDFEDRLSELIVGQERAVRRVTGLYQIFLAGLSHPGRPIGTLLFLGPTGSGKTRVVEAAAEVLFGDPLLVTKIDCAEFQHSHEIAKLIGSPPGYLGHRETSPLLTQENLDRSHTETLKLSLVLFDEIEKASDALWQLLLGILDKATLTLGDNRRVDFSRSIVIMTSNLGAREMSEMISGGIGFAPKSGVIDAEVDQKIYRTASEAAKRKFSPEFMNRIDKVVVFRSLRDEHLRQILEIELKAVQERIMRGTGDKFIFKCTDAAKKFLLDEGIDFKYGARHLKRSIERFLVYPLSNLIATGQVETGDLLVVDYSPEIGKLVFAKESGGALVTSDAGYRDYPDHGLLSVGNAVSLATPEYGPAPARARE; encoded by the coding sequence ATGACCAATGCAGGACAAAAACAGGCACACAGTTCTCATTACCTGAACCCTGATCTCAAAAGTCCTCTAGCGCAGGATTTTGAAGATAGACTGTCTGAATTGATTGTGGGGCAGGAACGCGCCGTGCGCCGCGTTACCGGGTTGTATCAAATTTTTCTGGCGGGACTGTCTCATCCGGGACGCCCAATTGGAACTTTGCTGTTTCTGGGGCCAACCGGTTCCGGTAAAACCCGCGTCGTTGAAGCCGCTGCGGAAGTGTTATTCGGCGATCCGCTGCTGGTTACCAAAATTGATTGCGCTGAATTTCAACATTCGCATGAAATTGCCAAGCTGATTGGCTCGCCGCCGGGTTATCTGGGGCACCGCGAAACTTCGCCGCTGCTGACACAGGAGAACCTGGATCGTTCCCACACGGAAACGCTGAAACTGTCTTTGGTGTTATTCGACGAAATCGAAAAAGCCAGCGATGCGCTTTGGCAGTTGCTGCTGGGGATTTTGGACAAGGCGACGTTGACGCTGGGCGACAACCGCCGCGTGGATTTTTCGCGTTCGATTGTGATCATGACTTCCAACCTGGGAGCGCGGGAGATGAGCGAGATGATTTCCGGCGGAATCGGCTTTGCGCCGAAATCGGGGGTCATTGACGCCGAAGTTGACCAGAAGATTTACCGCACGGCTTCGGAAGCCGCCAAACGCAAATTCTCGCCGGAGTTCATGAACCGCATTGACAAGGTGGTGGTCTTCCGCAGCCTGCGCGATGAACACTTGCGCCAGATTCTTGAAATCGAACTCAAAGCCGTTCAGGAACGAATCATGCGCGGAACGGGCGACAAGTTCATCTTCAAGTGCACCGACGCCGCCAAGAAGTTCCTGCTTGACGAAGGCATTGATTTCAAATACGGCGCACGCCACCTGAAACGCTCCATCGAACGTTTTTTGGTGTATCCGTTGTCGAATTTGATTGCGACCGGTCAGGTGGAAACCGGAGATTTGCTGGTAGTGGATTATTCCCCGGAAATTGGCAAGCTGGTATTTGCCAAAGAATCCGGAGGGGCGCTGGTGACCAGCGATGCCGGGTATCGTGATTATCCGGACCACGGGTTGCTCAGCGTCGGCAATGCCGTTTCACTAGCCACGCCGGAATATGGCCCCGCCCCGGCGCGTGCAAGAGAGTAA
- a CDS encoding MBL fold metallo-hydrolase, whose translation MKRLGTFCLSAYLLAAISITTVQSQSSKRPLEIFYVDVEGGASTLIVTPAGESILVDAGWPGFESRDAKRIETAMKAANISQIDHLIVTHYHVDHFGGVPELAKRVKIGKFYDHGPMDSLQEDKDFSAKYAAYQAAAGGKTNTLHPGDTIELKQAAGTPKITLQVLAAAGEVMPMKIKASPSAECSAAKMQDPDPSDNARSVTFVLRYGNFDFLDTGDLTWNNEYKLVCPTNLIGEIDLFQIGHHGTNSSNNPLLLNAIKPTAAIMNNGARKGGHPDVVKTAKSTPTIKDLWQLHLNVTSTDDQNAPPEFIANLDAQNDAANMIRVSVDTAKKNFTVINDRNKVSRSYAIK comes from the coding sequence ATGAAAAGACTCGGAACGTTTTGCCTTTCCGCCTATTTGCTCGCAGCAATCAGCATCACCACAGTTCAATCGCAAAGCTCCAAACGCCCGCTGGAAATCTTTTACGTTGACGTGGAAGGCGGCGCATCCACGTTGATTGTCACTCCGGCAGGTGAATCCATTTTGGTAGACGCCGGTTGGCCAGGATTTGAAAGCCGCGACGCCAAACGCATCGAAACAGCGATGAAGGCCGCAAACATTTCTCAAATTGATCATTTGATTGTCACGCACTATCACGTTGACCATTTTGGCGGAGTTCCCGAACTGGCCAAGCGTGTCAAAATCGGCAAGTTTTACGATCACGGCCCGATGGATTCTCTGCAAGAAGACAAAGACTTCTCTGCCAAGTACGCAGCGTACCAAGCGGCGGCGGGCGGCAAAACGAATACGCTGCATCCCGGCGACACCATCGAACTGAAGCAGGCGGCGGGAACTCCGAAAATTACGCTGCAGGTATTGGCGGCGGCGGGCGAAGTGATGCCGATGAAAATCAAAGCATCGCCTTCCGCAGAATGCAGCGCCGCAAAGATGCAAGACCCTGATCCTTCTGATAATGCGCGGAGCGTTACGTTCGTGCTGCGCTACGGCAATTTTGATTTTCTGGACACAGGCGATTTGACCTGGAACAACGAATACAAACTGGTTTGCCCGACGAATCTGATTGGCGAAATTGACTTGTTCCAGATTGGCCACCACGGAACAAATTCCAGCAACAACCCGTTGCTACTGAACGCGATCAAGCCGACCGCAGCGATTATGAACAATGGCGCGCGCAAAGGTGGACATCCCGACGTTGTCAAAACGGCGAAAAGCACGCCGACCATCAAAGACTTGTGGCAACTTCATCTCAATGTCACCAGCACGGATGACCAGAACGCGCCACCAGAATTCATTGCCAATCTGGATGCGCAAAACGATGCGGCGAATATGATTCGCGTTTCTGTGGATACGGCCAAGAAAAACTTTACGGTGATAAATGACCGCAACAAAGTCAGCAGGAGTTACGCCATCAAATAA
- a CDS encoding FHA domain-containing protein: MQSDSISSQNQNRSVRLKDYRYSGELLSLFLTFSLLFLAYALAAIFFSESWATTLKTLMITLTGLAVYVFTVKLQHRAAFGTMVRVSARQFPELYDLANVVAERLSSASVPVYVKRSSEMNIYTLGLWQRSIIVLTSSLVDQMESDNLQFFIGREIGHIQAGHTWLRTLLKPLGSDVPVIGKLLNSVIFGDWINRTEFTADRAGFIACRSLTSAVSTMLKFGIGVRLYEKLDIRAFLEQINEVRNVGGHLTEIVAEMPYLTQRVRSLVRFALSDQYLAFSADKRGNTQILKAIPEAFVSSKLNLEELGLPVQIKPAAERKWMHDKSVSKADDQITVADLSLDDLDDLNAFDPRRVLVDVVDSSEFNLRRLLTRIGRNQDNDIVLNNDRVSRYHAEIICEGETLKVVDQQSRNGVWVNGRRIKESAELKPGDKLRIGKQEFNLVVKE, translated from the coding sequence ATGCAAAGTGACTCAATCAGCAGCCAGAATCAAAATCGCTCAGTCCGATTGAAAGATTATCGGTATTCAGGTGAATTGCTGTCTTTGTTTCTCACCTTTTCACTTCTCTTTCTGGCTTATGCACTTGCAGCGATTTTCTTTTCCGAAAGCTGGGCAACGACGCTGAAAACATTGATGATCACATTGACCGGTTTGGCTGTATACGTCTTCACGGTCAAGCTGCAACATCGCGCAGCATTCGGAACGATGGTCAGAGTCAGTGCGCGGCAATTTCCGGAGCTTTACGATTTGGCGAATGTTGTTGCTGAGCGGTTGTCCAGCGCGTCAGTTCCTGTGTACGTGAAGCGCTCGTCGGAAATGAATATCTACACTTTGGGATTATGGCAGCGATCCATCATCGTTTTGACTTCGTCGCTGGTAGACCAAATGGAATCGGACAACCTGCAATTTTTCATTGGGCGCGAAATCGGTCACATCCAGGCTGGCCACACGTGGCTCAGAACGCTGCTCAAACCGCTGGGTTCGGACGTGCCTGTGATTGGCAAATTGCTCAACAGCGTCATCTTTGGCGATTGGATCAACCGCACGGAATTCACGGCGGATCGTGCAGGGTTTATTGCTTGTCGGTCGCTGACTTCGGCGGTCAGCACCATGCTCAAATTTGGAATTGGCGTGCGATTGTATGAGAAGCTCGATATACGCGCATTTCTGGAACAGATCAACGAAGTGCGGAACGTGGGTGGTCATTTGACTGAAATCGTCGCCGAAATGCCTTACCTGACTCAGCGCGTCCGTTCGCTCGTCCGGTTTGCTTTATCGGACCAATACCTGGCGTTTTCAGCGGATAAGCGCGGCAACACGCAGATTTTGAAGGCTATCCCCGAAGCTTTCGTTTCTTCAAAACTCAATTTGGAAGAATTGGGATTGCCCGTGCAAATCAAACCTGCAGCGGAAAGGAAGTGGATGCACGATAAATCCGTATCGAAGGCTGACGACCAAATCACGGTTGCCGATTTGAGCTTGGACGATTTGGATGACCTGAATGCCTTCGACCCACGACGAGTGTTAGTTGATGTTGTGGATTCTTCGGAATTCAATCTACGTCGTTTGTTGACCCGCATCGGACGTAATCAAGACAATGACATCGTTCTGAATAACGACCGCGTCAGCCGTTATCACGCCGAAATCATTTGCGAAGGAGAAACACTGAAAGTCGTGGACCAGCAAAGTCGCAATGGCGTTTGGGTGAATGGACGTCGCATCAAAGAGTCTGCGGAGCTGAAACCGGGTGATAAGCTGCGCATTGGAAAGCAGGAATTCAATTTGGTAGTGAAAGAGTAA
- a CDS encoding D-sedoheptulose 7-phosphate isomerase yields MEAKIRVLAGESLEAKRRFFEHSAADVARAAEMIIAAMRAGGKLLIFGNGGSAADAQHIAAELAFKMGRERQALPAIALTTDTSLLTAISNDRHFDYVFARQIQAIGRKGDVALAISTSGNSSNVLQAVEQARAMEISTIGLLGGAGGRMAELVDLPLIVPHHDTPRIQEVHIAIGHIICQLIEDELCPS; encoded by the coding sequence ATGGAAGCCAAAATTCGCGTATTGGCGGGAGAAAGCCTGGAGGCCAAGCGTCGCTTCTTTGAGCATTCGGCAGCGGACGTGGCGCGGGCGGCAGAAATGATTATTGCCGCGATGCGAGCGGGCGGAAAGCTGTTGATATTCGGCAATGGCGGATCGGCGGCAGACGCTCAACACATTGCGGCTGAGTTGGCGTTTAAGATGGGGCGCGAGCGTCAGGCTTTACCGGCCATCGCCCTGACAACGGATACTTCATTGCTGACCGCGATCAGCAATGATCGGCATTTCGATTATGTTTTTGCGCGCCAGATTCAAGCCATCGGTCGCAAAGGTGATGTCGCGTTGGCAATTTCAACCAGTGGCAATTCGTCGAATGTACTTCAAGCGGTTGAACAGGCGCGTGCAATGGAAATCAGCACCATTGGATTGCTTGGCGGCGCGGGCGGGCGAATGGCGGAACTGGTGGATTTACCCTTGATTGTTCCGCACCACGACACGCCACGCATTCAGGAAGTCCACATCGCCATCGGTCATATCATTTGCCAGTTGATCGAAGACGAACTTTGCCCGTCGTAA
- the ispG gene encoding flavodoxin-dependent (E)-4-hydroxy-3-methylbut-2-enyl-diphosphate synthase: protein MAKINRRNSVAVNVGGVLVGGRNAVVVQSMTNTDTADAISTAGQIIELAKAGSELVRITVNNKEAAAAVPEIAARLRDAGHTTPIIGDFHYNGHILLTEFKDCARALAKYRINPGNVGAGKRHDENFKQMIDVALENEKPVRIGVNWGSLDQALLARLMDENARLAEPLDAKEVMKEAIVRSAIESGELAESYGLPRERIILSAKCSDVQDLVDVYREMARRGDYALHLGLTEAGMGSKGIVASSAAMAILLQEGIGDTIRVSLTPAPNASRTEEVIVAQQILQSLGIRSFTPQVTACPGCGRTTSTLFQEMAEDIGNYLRAQMPIWRDQFAGVEEMKVAVMGCVVNGPGESKHANIGISLPGTGEEPRAPVYVDGKLRTTLKGAGIVPEFIEILNQYVEGRYSAKAGAMQ, encoded by the coding sequence ATGGCCAAAATTAATCGCAGAAATTCCGTTGCCGTTAATGTAGGCGGTGTTCTGGTGGGCGGACGCAACGCGGTTGTCGTGCAGTCCATGACCAACACGGACACCGCCGACGCAATTTCGACAGCCGGACAAATCATTGAACTCGCAAAAGCCGGTTCAGAACTTGTCCGCATTACTGTCAATAATAAAGAAGCCGCTGCCGCTGTCCCGGAAATCGCCGCTCGCCTGCGCGACGCGGGGCATACCACGCCAATCATCGGCGACTTTCACTACAACGGACACATTTTGCTGACGGAGTTCAAAGATTGCGCTCGCGCTTTAGCCAAATACCGAATCAATCCCGGCAATGTCGGCGCTGGCAAACGACACGACGAAAATTTCAAACAGATGATTGATGTCGCGCTGGAAAATGAAAAACCCGTCCGAATTGGGGTCAACTGGGGATCGCTGGATCAAGCGTTGCTCGCGCGGCTGATGGATGAAAACGCCAGGCTGGCTGAACCGCTCGACGCCAAGGAGGTGATGAAAGAAGCGATTGTTCGCAGCGCGATTGAATCCGGTGAGCTGGCCGAAAGTTATGGCCTGCCACGCGAGCGAATTATTCTCAGCGCCAAATGCTCTGACGTTCAGGATTTAGTGGATGTTTATCGTGAAATGGCGAGGCGAGGCGATTATGCTTTGCACCTGGGATTGACCGAAGCCGGAATGGGATCGAAAGGCATTGTCGCCAGTTCTGCCGCGATGGCGATTTTGTTGCAGGAAGGCATAGGCGACACAATCCGCGTCAGCCTGACGCCCGCGCCAAATGCCTCGCGTACTGAAGAGGTCATCGTCGCACAGCAAATTTTGCAATCACTCGGTATTCGCAGTTTCACGCCACAGGTTACAGCCTGTCCCGGTTGCGGTCGCACAACCAGCACACTGTTCCAGGAAATGGCCGAAGACATTGGCAATTACTTGCGCGCACAGATGCCAATCTGGCGCGATCAATTTGCGGGCGTCGAAGAAATGAAAGTCGCGGTGATGGGCTGCGTGGTCAATGGCCCAGGCGAATCAAAACACGCCAATATCGGCATCAGTTTGCCCGGAACCGGCGAAGAGCCACGTGCTCCCGTTTACGTGGATGGCAAACTGAGAACGACATTGAAAGGCGCAGGCATCGTGCCGGAATTCATTGAGATTTTGAATCAATATGTCGAAGGCAGATATTCCGCTAAGGCTGGCGCAATGCAGTAG
- a CDS encoding glycosyltransferase, whose amino-acid sequence MPSGSESIGGCVVLVAAHNEAGTIGPTVTELKKHLTEWPNSSLWVVADRCIDATAKEAAMAGAEVAVRADGQLGKGAVIAWWMKHHPHIWKAKDAIVILDADSRIANESLSHLRKAMVGKAEAAQMFVAPDAETTSGRLAGWSEVLMQRIDDEARWRCGWSVPLRGTGMAFRCDLLAELAPQLHTFAEDLELDVLLASRRLRVAFVPQAKVFDPKPQQTSGASKQRARWLQGQVQVLKDYLPEFIKALLIGGANGWFLLWLLILRPKMLLIAMRMLLLLAGWFYRPLFWGALIGLAMDFAYYLAGVAIVDNPRRYLLDLLAVPRYAAMWFFGFGTALLRRRVWLRAGR is encoded by the coding sequence ATGCCGTCAGGCAGTGAATCTATTGGCGGCTGTGTGGTCTTGGTCGCTGCACATAACGAAGCGGGAACGATTGGCCCGACGGTTACCGAGCTGAAAAAACATCTGACTGAATGGCCGAATAGCAGTTTGTGGGTCGTTGCGGATCGTTGCATTGACGCTACGGCTAAAGAAGCCGCGATGGCAGGTGCAGAAGTTGCGGTTCGTGCCGATGGGCAACTGGGAAAAGGAGCAGTCATCGCCTGGTGGATGAAGCATCATCCACATATCTGGAAGGCAAAGGATGCCATCGTTATTCTGGATGCTGACAGTCGAATTGCAAATGAGAGTTTGTCACACTTACGAAAGGCAATGGTTGGCAAGGCAGAGGCCGCGCAGATGTTTGTTGCACCTGATGCGGAGACGACTTCGGGGAGATTGGCTGGCTGGTCAGAAGTCTTGATGCAGCGGATTGATGACGAAGCGAGATGGCGATGTGGTTGGTCGGTTCCATTACGTGGAACTGGTATGGCGTTTCGCTGCGATCTACTGGCTGAACTTGCCCCACAATTGCATACATTTGCGGAAGACCTGGAATTAGATGTGCTTTTGGCATCACGACGTTTGCGAGTCGCCTTTGTGCCGCAAGCCAAAGTTTTTGATCCGAAGCCGCAGCAAACATCCGGTGCTTCCAAGCAACGCGCTCGATGGTTGCAAGGGCAGGTACAGGTGCTGAAAGATTATCTGCCTGAATTTATCAAGGCTTTGCTGATTGGCGGAGCGAATGGGTGGTTTCTGCTTTGGCTATTGATTCTGCGCCCCAAAATGCTTTTGATCGCCATGAGAATGCTCTTGTTATTAGCTGGCTGGTTTTATCGGCCACTGTTTTGGGGCGCGCTGATCGGATTAGCGATGGACTTCGCTTATTACCTGGCGGGTGTTGCGATTGTGGACAATCCACGTCGTTACCTTCTCGATTTGTTGGCAGTGCCGCGTTATGCGGCGATGTGGTTTTTCGGATTCGGAACTGCACTGCTCCGGCGCAGAGTTTGGCTGCGCGCTGGTCGGTGA
- a CDS encoding glycosyltransferase family 4 protein, whose product MKILFPYLARWRSANRSRYHQLLSHLCEFGHQVFVLTAPPMALNDISANDLIAHDEQLPPGLTISELEAPQSLRSFWRMPVRRSKLLKKGLVSITSLNQIRRFVDKENIDVLLLYNLPQAPLLNLVNCHTHFDLADDLVAMMEVELGIIAKAGMTTAARIAQNYMLANAATATVASSVLEERMRRPVLMLPNGADVDELDQIDDSLWRRQKSGPTVGFVGAFEYWVNFELVLQAAKLLPNVTFLLVGSGRRMSDVKRKITELDLDNVVLTGAKPYREAMSYVAGMDICLLPFTNDSVSDGSCPLKLFEYSALRKPIVSTHTREVERIGQNWISFAKDAAGFATAIETFLSDQKVSSQAGETGRAMVEHLYNWPNLTRQFEEFLLKGTVPSFEPANTRRLVLETLTSDLEPQP is encoded by the coding sequence ATGAAGATTCTCTTTCCCTATTTGGCGCGATGGAGGTCGGCAAACCGTAGCCGATATCACCAACTTCTTAGTCATTTGTGTGAATTCGGCCATCAGGTTTTTGTGCTGACTGCGCCACCAATGGCGCTCAATGATATTAGCGCAAATGATCTCATCGCCCATGATGAGCAGTTGCCGCCGGGCCTGACCATCAGTGAATTGGAAGCTCCCCAATCATTACGTTCCTTTTGGCGAATGCCTGTTCGCCGCTCCAAATTGCTGAAGAAAGGGCTTGTTTCGATTACTTCCTTGAATCAAATACGCCGTTTTGTAGACAAGGAAAACATAGATGTTTTACTGCTATACAACCTGCCACAAGCCCCTCTGCTAAACTTGGTAAATTGTCATACGCATTTTGACTTGGCTGATGACCTGGTGGCGATGATGGAAGTTGAGCTTGGCATAATTGCCAAAGCTGGAATGACGACCGCAGCCAGAATTGCTCAAAATTACATGCTAGCCAATGCAGCAACAGCAACGGTGGCTTCGAGTGTTCTGGAAGAAAGAATGCGCCGCCCTGTACTGATGCTGCCCAATGGGGCCGATGTTGACGAATTGGACCAAATTGATGACAGCTTATGGCGTCGGCAAAAAAGCGGGCCAACGGTGGGGTTTGTTGGTGCGTTCGAGTATTGGGTGAACTTCGAATTGGTTTTGCAGGCGGCCAAACTTTTGCCCAATGTGACTTTTCTGCTGGTTGGCAGTGGCAGGCGGATGAGCGACGTGAAAAGAAAGATCACGGAACTTGACTTGGATAATGTAGTGCTCACCGGTGCCAAGCCCTACCGAGAAGCAATGAGCTATGTGGCAGGCATGGATATCTGCTTGCTGCCGTTTACGAATGATTCCGTTTCTGATGGTTCTTGTCCCTTGAAATTGTTTGAATACTCGGCCTTGCGCAAGCCGATTGTGAGCACCCACACTCGCGAAGTCGAGCGGATCGGGCAGAACTGGATTTCTTTTGCCAAGGACGCAGCAGGATTTGCTACTGCAATCGAAACTTTCCTTTCGGATCAGAAAGTCAGTTCTCAAGCAGGTGAGACGGGGCGCGCGATGGTAGAGCATTTGTACAACTGGCCGAATTTGACACGCCAGTTTGAAGAATTTTTACTCAAAGGGACTGTACCGAGCTTTGAGCCAGCCAACACGCGGCGACTGGTGCTAGAGACTTTAACCTCCGATCTTGAACCCCAACCATAA